Proteins from one uncultured Cohaesibacter sp. genomic window:
- the cysN gene encoding sulfate adenylyltransferase subunit CysN, translating to MSDVETTSKSSLEGGQFARQESRDILRFLTCGSVDDGKSTLIGRLLYDSKTIFEDQLSALEVVSRKHGTTGDDMDLALLLDGLQAEQEQGITIDVAYRFFASDKRKFVVADTPGHEQYTRNMATGASNCDLAVILIDARKGVLTQTRRHSFITSLIGVRHVVLAVNKMDLMDFSQEVFDKIVADYNAFAQGFEFETIMAVPMSARYGDNVVVKSDKTPWYEGPSLLSYLEEIDVESADRSLPFRFPVQWVNRPNLNFRGYSGTVASGVAHVGDELVVAKSGKVSKIKSIVTMDGDLQEVEAGQAVTITLEDEIDISRGDLLAPPQHRPQVTDQISAHLIWMDSSRLMVGRAYIIKMGNQQVQATVTELKHKIDVNNASHKDAGKALDLNEIGFCNMSFAEPLAMDTYEENPHTGSFILIDRYSNQTVAAGLVWFGLRRAENVHWQAVDVDKAARAEQKGQKPRVLWFTGLSGSGKSTIANLVEKKLHGEGRHTYLLDGDNVRHGLNRDLGFTDVDRVENIRRIGEVSKLMADAGLIVLTAFISPYAAERRMVREMLEEGEFIEVYVDTPMEVCEARDVKGLYAKARAGKIQNFTGIDAPYEEPVNPEIYVNTAKMSAEQASDLIVKALQERD from the coding sequence TCAGGAAAGCCGGGACATTCTGCGCTTTCTTACCTGTGGCAGTGTTGATGATGGCAAGTCCACCCTGATCGGGCGGCTGCTTTACGATAGCAAGACGATCTTTGAAGATCAGCTCTCTGCGCTGGAAGTGGTCAGCCGCAAGCATGGCACAACCGGGGACGATATGGACCTTGCGCTGCTGCTTGACGGGCTTCAGGCCGAGCAGGAGCAAGGCATCACGATTGACGTGGCCTATCGCTTCTTTGCGTCCGACAAGCGCAAATTCGTTGTCGCCGATACGCCGGGGCATGAGCAATATACCCGCAACATGGCGACCGGTGCGTCCAACTGCGATCTGGCGGTCATTCTGATTGACGCGCGCAAGGGCGTGCTGACCCAGACCCGTCGTCACAGCTTCATCACCTCACTGATCGGTGTGCGCCATGTGGTGCTGGCGGTTAACAAGATGGACCTGATGGACTTCAGTCAGGAAGTGTTCGACAAGATCGTTGCGGATTATAACGCTTTTGCGCAAGGGTTCGAGTTCGAGACCATCATGGCGGTGCCGATGTCTGCCCGCTATGGCGACAATGTCGTGGTCAAGAGCGACAAGACCCCATGGTATGAAGGCCCGAGCCTTCTGTCCTATCTGGAAGAGATTGATGTTGAGAGCGCGGACCGGTCTCTGCCTTTCCGCTTCCCGGTTCAGTGGGTCAACCGTCCGAACCTCAACTTCCGTGGCTATTCGGGCACGGTGGCCTCTGGTGTGGCGCATGTGGGGGACGAACTCGTTGTCGCCAAATCCGGCAAGGTCTCCAAGATCAAGTCCATCGTGACGATGGATGGGGATTTGCAGGAAGTGGAAGCCGGACAGGCTGTCACGATCACGCTGGAAGACGAAATCGACATCTCGCGTGGCGATCTCTTGGCCCCGCCACAGCATCGCCCGCAGGTGACCGATCAGATCTCGGCCCATCTCATCTGGATGGATAGCAGCCGACTGATGGTTGGCCGGGCCTATATCATCAAGATGGGCAACCAGCAGGTTCAGGCGACGGTTACCGAGCTCAAGCACAAGATTGACGTGAACAACGCCTCCCACAAGGATGCGGGCAAGGCGCTGGATCTCAACGAGATCGGCTTCTGCAACATGTCCTTTGCGGAGCCTCTGGCGATGGATACCTATGAAGAGAACCCGCATACGGGCTCCTTCATCCTGATCGACCGTTATTCCAACCAGACGGTTGCGGCTGGTCTTGTCTGGTTTGGCCTGCGCCGTGCCGAGAATGTGCATTGGCAGGCGGTTGATGTGGACAAGGCAGCGCGCGCCGAGCAGAAGGGGCAGAAGCCACGGGTTCTGTGGTTCACCGGTCTGTCGGGGTCGGGCAAATCCACCATTGCCAATCTGGTCGAGAAGAAGCTGCATGGGGAAGGCCGTCACACCTATCTGCTGGATGGGGACAATGTGCGTCATGGCCTCAACCGTGACCTTGGCTTTACCGATGTGGATCGGGTCGAGAATATCCGCCGGATCGGCGAGGTCTCCAAGCTGATGGCTGATGCGGGTCTAATCGTTCTGACCGCCTTCATCTCCCCTTATGCCGCCGAGCGGCGCATGGTGCGCGAGATGCTTGAAGAGGGCGAGTTCATCGAGGTCTATGTGGATACGCCGATGGAGGTGTGTGAAGCACGCGATGTGAAGGGTCTTTACGCCAAAGCTCGCGCGGGCAAGATCCAGAACTTCACTGGCATCGATGCGCCATATGAAGAGCCGGTCAATCCGGAGATCTATGTCAACACTGCTAAAATGTCTGCAGAACAGGCCTCCGATCTCATCGTCAAGGCGCTGCAAGAGCGAGATTGA